The genomic DNA AGATCATTCAAAAGAAGATTTATACGAAAGCGCTTCCCGAGTTTACCGCGGAGTTGGAAAAGTTTAAGAAGGCCGGTAAGATCGATCCGAAAGCCGATTTGAAATCCATCGCGTATGCAATCTCTTCTCTTACGTTCGCACTGGGTTTTATGGGCCAGTGTGTTTATAAAATTCCTCCCGCCGAAATCCAAGCAACGATCAAAGAAGTCTCTAGAATCTTTCGCAAAGGCTTGGAACCCGAGCCTGCTAAGAAAAAATCCAAGTAACTTGAATTAGAAGCTCCATGCGATCGTAAAGATCGTGTTATACATTGCGACGTTATGTCCGTATCCTGTCTCGACTGAAAAAAATCGATCAATGATTGCTTGTATTTTTCGGCGAATTCTGTACAAACAGCTCTATGAGAAAAGTTGTTTTTGCGATCAATATTTCGACTGACGGATATTGCGGTCACATGGACATGATCGCCGATGAAAAACTGCACAGTTTCTTCACCGGTGTTCTACGCACGGGGAGTGTTATGCTCTACGGAAGAATCACGTATCAACTGATGGTTCCGTATTGGCCCGAAGTCGCCAAAAATCAATCCGAGGCGGACTCAACGAATGAATTCGCTAAAGTGTTCGACTCCATGGAGAAGGTTCTATTCTCCACCACATTAAAAAACGTAGAGGATCCGAATTCAAGACTGGCAAACAGAAGTCTTGGAGACGAAGTGATCGCTTTGAAGAAAGAACCCGGGAAGGATATTCTCGTGGGTAGCCTGAGTATCGCTTCTCAACTTTCGGAACTTCGTTTGATTGATGAGTATCATTTTGTGGTTCATCCAGTTCTTGTGGGAAGAGGTCCGCGTCTGTTTGATTCTTTGAAGCTGAAGGAAAGTCTTATGCTGGATTTTCTCGGTTCGGAAACGTTTCCATCCGGCACCACGGTGCTTCACTACAAAAGACATTCGTAAAACGGAATTCTTTTAGGGAGAATGGTTTGTGGGAGCTCCTACAAACCGATCGCGTTTTTTCACTTGAGAATATTTGAATTTTCTGATATTGAGGATTTGTCCGAGTTTTCCCACCAGCCCACCGCCTCCACCCAATCAGGGCGGGGCCAAAGTTTGAATACGAAAAAGTTC from Leptospira barantonii includes the following:
- a CDS encoding dihydrofolate reductase family protein; this encodes MRKVVFAINISTDGYCGHMDMIADEKLHSFFTGVLRTGSVMLYGRITYQLMVPYWPEVAKNQSEADSTNEFAKVFDSMEKVLFSTTLKNVEDPNSRLANRSLGDEVIALKKEPGKDILVGSLSIASQLSELRLIDEYHFVVHPVLVGRGPRLFDSLKLKESLMLDFLGSETFPSGTTVLHYKRHS